A window of Haliscomenobacter hydrossis DSM 1100 contains these coding sequences:
- a CDS encoding Pycsar system effector family protein, which translates to METTQSPPQNLAIVAEKYVKQYFRDHIDEKYFYHNFQHTCDVIEAARRLGTGYNLSLTDTEALILAAWFHDTGYDQGASGHEARGATNARRFLESHGYLEVGIQKVEHLIEATQMKFQPRNLLEEIMRDADYSHLGSELYWDRCSRVRQELLMTRQSFLTEEEWVQFELDFITNHHYHTELARQYFDNGKFKNIKQLKKYQQRITPSEDSQEERKWKKQKKKTEKELKELNLGRGVETMYRNTYRTHLNLSAIADNKANIMLSINAIIISIVISSLIPNFTAHPEYIMPTFLLLAVCLGALIFAILSTRPKVTKGETSREDITNKKTNLLFFGNFYNMTLDDFDWGMAEMIKDRNFLYSSMTRDIYFLGKVLAQKYRYLRICYGIFMYGLIMVVFAFGVALWLKR; encoded by the coding sequence ATGGAAACGACACAATCTCCTCCTCAAAACCTTGCAATAGTTGCCGAAAAATACGTCAAACAGTATTTTCGCGACCACATTGATGAAAAATACTTTTACCACAATTTCCAACATACTTGTGATGTGATTGAAGCCGCCCGGCGTTTGGGGACAGGGTACAACTTATCCCTTACCGACACCGAAGCTTTGATCTTGGCGGCCTGGTTTCACGATACGGGATACGACCAAGGAGCGTCGGGCCATGAAGCCCGCGGGGCAACCAATGCCCGCCGCTTTTTAGAGTCCCATGGCTATCTGGAAGTAGGCATTCAAAAAGTGGAACACTTGATCGAGGCAACCCAGATGAAATTTCAACCACGAAACTTGTTGGAAGAAATCATGCGCGATGCCGATTATAGCCATCTGGGATCGGAGTTGTACTGGGATCGCTGTAGCCGGGTACGCCAGGAATTGCTCATGACCCGCCAAAGTTTTTTGACCGAAGAGGAATGGGTCCAATTTGAACTGGATTTCATCACCAATCACCACTACCATACGGAATTGGCCCGCCAGTATTTTGACAATGGCAAGTTCAAAAACATCAAACAACTCAAAAAATACCAACAGCGCATCACGCCTTCTGAAGATAGCCAGGAAGAGCGCAAGTGGAAAAAACAAAAGAAAAAAACGGAAAAAGAACTCAAGGAGTTAAACCTGGGTCGTGGGGTTGAAACCATGTACCGCAACACTTACCGTACCCACCTCAACCTCAGCGCCATTGCCGACAACAAGGCCAACATCATGCTCAGTATCAATGCCATCATCATTTCGATTGTCATTTCGAGTTTGATTCCCAACTTCACTGCCCACCCTGAGTACATTATGCCCACCTTTTTGCTGCTTGCCGTTTGTTTGGGGGCTTTAATTTTTGCCATCCTTTCAACTCGCCCGAAAGTGACCAAAGGGGAGACTTCACGAGAAGATATCACGAACAAAAAAACCAACCTGTTGTTCTTTGGCAATTTCTACAACATGACCCTCGATGATTTCGACTGGGGAATGGCCGAGATGATCAAAGACCGAAATTTTTTGTACAGTTCCATGACCCGGGATATTTATTTTTTGGGCAAAGTACTCGCCCAAAAGTACCGTTACTTACGCATTTGTTACGGTATCTTTATGTACGGCCTGATCATGGTTGTCTTTGCATTTGGGGTAGCGTTATGGTTGAAAAGGTAG
- a CDS encoding metal-dependent hydrolase family protein, with product MKWTFYFLSVSVMICMALIGLNGQDTENQLIVPSRVFDGQTVHEGWAVLVEKGKIKALGPLAQLVIPNPVKRINLPGTTLLPGLIEGHSHLLLHPYNETSWNDQVLVESEAERVVRATIHARKTIEAGFTTVRDLGSEGAGYADVGVKQAIEKGIIPGPRMLVAGPAIVATGSYGPKGFAPHVDVPQGADEADGHDNLIKVVREQMGKGADVVKVYADYRWGLRGEARATFSLEELQLMVKTAASSGRSVVAHAGTAEGMRRAILAGVVSIEHGDAGTPEVFKLMAEKGVALCPTLAAGDAILQYRGWRKGVDPDPERIVQKRQSFRQALDAGVIIVAGGDVGVFTHGDNARELEMMVDYGMKPVDVLKAATSVNARVFGLEGQLGAIRPGLLADLIVVDGKPDLNISDLRNIRLVMKEGTIVIEK from the coding sequence ATGAAATGGACATTTTACTTTTTATCGGTATCGGTGATGATTTGTATGGCCTTAATTGGTTTAAATGGTCAAGACACTGAAAATCAATTGATCGTTCCTTCCCGGGTTTTTGATGGTCAAACCGTTCACGAAGGCTGGGCAGTGTTGGTTGAAAAAGGCAAAATCAAGGCCTTAGGCCCATTGGCACAATTGGTCATTCCCAATCCGGTCAAACGCATCAACTTACCCGGCACTACCCTCCTACCCGGACTCATCGAGGGACATTCCCATCTTTTATTGCATCCTTACAACGAAACGTCCTGGAACGACCAGGTGCTCGTTGAATCGGAAGCGGAACGGGTCGTTCGAGCGACCATCCACGCCCGCAAAACCATCGAAGCAGGTTTCACTACGGTACGCGACCTTGGTTCTGAGGGGGCAGGATATGCCGATGTGGGGGTAAAACAAGCCATTGAAAAAGGCATCATCCCCGGGCCACGCATGCTGGTTGCAGGCCCGGCCATAGTAGCCACGGGCAGTTATGGCCCAAAGGGCTTTGCACCACACGTTGATGTGCCCCAGGGCGCTGACGAAGCGGACGGACACGACAACCTCATCAAAGTGGTACGTGAACAAATGGGCAAAGGTGCCGATGTAGTCAAAGTATACGCCGATTACCGCTGGGGCTTACGCGGAGAAGCTAGGGCTACTTTTTCCCTGGAGGAATTGCAATTGATGGTCAAAACTGCGGCCAGCAGTGGGCGCAGCGTAGTGGCGCATGCCGGCACTGCTGAAGGCATGCGCAGGGCCATTTTGGCTGGGGTAGTCAGCATTGAACACGGTGATGCGGGTACGCCCGAAGTATTCAAATTGATGGCCGAAAAAGGGGTGGCCCTTTGTCCGACCCTCGCCGCCGGAGACGCCATTCTGCAATACCGGGGTTGGCGAAAAGGCGTTGATCCCGACCCGGAACGCATTGTGCAAAAACGACAGAGTTTTCGGCAAGCCTTGGATGCCGGAGTCATCATCGTGGCTGGAGGTGATGTCGGGGTATTCACCCACGGTGACAATGCGCGTGAACTGGAAATGATGGTAGATTATGGCATGAAACCTGTGGATGTACTGAAAGCGGCTACTTCGGTGAATGCTCGGGTTTTTGGTTTAGAGGGTCAGTTGGGTGCCATCCGCCCGGGACTGCTCGCCGATTTGATTGTAGTAGACGGGAAACCCGATCTAAACATCAGCGATTTGCGCAACATCCGCCTGGTGATGAAAGAAGGAACCATTGTGATTGAAAAATAA